GGCTCCGATCGATCATGCTCGGGCGCGCGCCACCGCCGCGCGGCTCTTCGGCGCCGAGGCGCAGGCGCACCTGGTCGCCGGGGTAGATCCAGTGAGGGTTCTGGATCTCGGGGTTATAGGACCAGATGCGAGGCCACTGGTACGGGTTCTGAAAGTACTCGTCGCAGATGCGCCAGAGCGTGTCTCCGCGCCGCACCGTGTGAATTTGCGCGTTCGAGCTCCGGCTCATGCGCGTCCCACCGAACACGAACGGGGCGTCCTCGCGGCCGCGCACGGTGCCACCCGCGCCGCCCTTCGGACCGAGATCGAACCCGTCACGATCGTTGGGGCCCGTGAGCGGCTTCGACGACGAGCCGGTCACGTTGCCTCCGCCGAGCACGCCGCCTTCGGGGACCGGGGCCACGCTGCCAGGGTACTGCGGGAGGACGAAACCGCCGCCCGCGCTACCGCCGGAGCCACCGCCGGAGCCACCGGGAGACGTGCCGCCGCCGGAGCCGCCGGGGGACGTGCCACCGCCGGAGCCACCCGGGGCCGCACCACCGCCCGCGCCGGAGCCACCGCCCGCGCCGCCGGGAGCGACGCCGCCACCCGCGCCGCCGGGGGACGCTCCGCCCGACTGCGCGAGCGCGCCGCTCGAGACCGTGACGAGGCCGAGCCCCACGAGGAGCGCGAAGAGCCTGGATTTTGCCGAGAAACCGGTGATGCGGAGGGAGCGGGTCATGGGACGTCCTTGGGCCTCTCGTGCCCACGATCGGAGGATTTGCGTGCGCGGCGCTTGGCCGCGTCGCTCTTCGGGAAATCACGCTCGAGGCGATCCGATGCGGCCTTTGCCTTGGCCGCGTCGCCCTGTCGTTCGTAGAGGAGGGAGAGCTTCGACAGCGCGTCGGGGACCTTGTTGCCGAGCGGGAAACGCGACACGAGGCCCTCGAGCTCGGCGATCGCCTTCTGAGGCTCACCGAGCGCGGCGAGGCACTCGGCACGCCAGTACATCGCGTTGTCGGCGTAGGGGTGATCGGGCCACTTCACGAGGAAGGCCGACATCTTCTCGAGCCCCTCGCGATGCCGCCCCGAGCGAGCCTTCTCGAGGGCCTCGTCGTAGGCTTTTCGTGCGGCAGGATCGAGCGCGCTCGGGCGGGAGCCCGACGGATCCGCGGCCGCGGCGAGGTCGGGTTGAGGGTCGTCGCGGCGCGAGCGAGCTTTGCCGAAGCCTGGCTGCCCCTGGACCTTGATCGACGGGCGCGGGGAGCCGTCCTCGGGGTCGTCGGACGTGGGGGGCGCCGACGGATCGACCCGCGCGCCCGGCGAGTCCTGGGCGTCGTCTCCCTTCGGACGTGGGGCGTCGGTGCGCGCGCCTTCGAGCGCGGTGAGACGCTTCTCGAAGCCATCGCGTTCGCTGGTGAGGCGCCCCATGTCTTCTTGGAGGCGCGCGAGCTGCCGATCCGCGGCCGACTCGTGTGCGCATCCGGC
The sequence above is a segment of the Myxococcales bacterium genome. Coding sequences within it:
- a CDS encoding tetratricopeptide repeat protein, with product MARLRRVGSPFAPALRAALALVLVSVAGCAHESAADRQLARLQEDMGRLTSERDGFEKRLTALEGARTDAPRPKGDDAQDSPGARVDPSAPPTSDDPEDGSPRPSIKVQGQPGFGKARSRRDDPQPDLAAAADPSGSRPSALDPAARKAYDEALEKARSGRHREGLEKMSAFLVKWPDHPYADNAMYWRAECLAALGEPQKAIAELEGLVSRFPLGNKVPDALSKLSLLYERQGDAAKAKAASDRLERDFPKSDAAKRRARKSSDRGHERPKDVP